The Terriglobales bacterium genome includes a region encoding these proteins:
- a CDS encoding STAS domain-containing protein, with the protein MTLSFGTQKSGEDGIVILACQGQIVAGREGSELREKVQQLLKYTPNVVLDLGEISYIDSSGLGVLVSLYSTARAAGGKIKFENLVTPVTYIRPTSLAS; encoded by the coding sequence GTGACTTTATCATTTGGTACACAAAAGTCGGGTGAAGATGGAATCGTAATCCTGGCTTGCCAGGGTCAAATTGTTGCCGGCCGCGAAGGTTCTGAGCTTCGGGAAAAAGTCCAGCAGCTCCTGAAGTACACGCCCAATGTTGTTTTGGATTTGGGGGAAATCAGTTATATAGACAGCAGCGGACTCGGCGTTCTGGTCAGCCTGTATTCCACGGCACGCGCCGCCGGCGGGAAGATAAAGTTTGAAAATCTGGTGACGCCGGTCACTTATATTCGTCCTACTTCGCTGGCTTCATAA
- a CDS encoding nuclear transport factor 2 family protein: MKPAPPCIWLSFLVLVSMLTSGRLPAQEIPLEYCGRLPAIQVEVAGKKPMLFLVDTAASSLLNLESFVLGESREVEIASYSGTVNTRAREVSLPETRIGSYKLVGLKMLAVDLSALGKNCGRRIDGILGADLLEKMGATIDFKRRIAHFTTLDERRDDSLITGMNRDLQHCIAAFNAADEKTVAECLDSQITRFQPNPESYGRKQVLAYFHEHYFGDKSGTHLEMHASSFHVIGEAIWFEYDFNLTASPDPLHIRGLAMCHKLDGHWRIATLTPATADTQVSLEK, from the coding sequence ATGAAGCCTGCACCCCCATGCATCTGGCTAAGCTTCCTGGTTCTGGTTTCCATGCTCACCAGCGGTCGCTTGCCTGCCCAGGAGATCCCGCTCGAATATTGCGGCCGCCTGCCTGCGATTCAAGTTGAGGTTGCTGGGAAAAAGCCGATGTTGTTCCTGGTGGATACCGCTGCCAGCTCTTTACTCAACCTCGAGTCCTTCGTTCTGGGCGAATCCAGAGAGGTTGAGATTGCCTCCTACAGCGGGACTGTCAACACCCGCGCGCGCGAAGTCAGTCTTCCGGAGACGAGAATCGGCAGTTACAAGTTGGTTGGACTCAAGATGCTTGCGGTTGACCTCTCAGCCCTCGGCAAGAATTGCGGCAGACGTATTGACGGAATTCTGGGCGCTGACCTGTTGGAAAAAATGGGGGCCACCATTGATTTCAAGCGCCGGATTGCCCACTTCACGACCCTTGACGAGAGACGGGATGACAGCCTCATCACCGGAATGAACCGCGACCTGCAGCATTGCATCGCCGCCTTTAATGCTGCGGATGAAAAGACGGTCGCAGAATGTCTTGACTCGCAGATCACGCGGTTTCAACCGAATCCAGAGAGCTACGGTCGCAAGCAGGTGCTGGCCTACTTTCATGAGCACTATTTTGGTGATAAGTCCGGGACCCACCTCGAAATGCATGCCAGCAGTTTTCACGTCATCGGTGAAGCCATATGGTTTGAGTACGATTTCAATCTCACTGCTTCTCCGGACCCACTGCATATACGTGGCCTGGCCATGTGCCACAAACTCGATGGTCACTGGAGAATCGCAACTTTGACTCCAGCCACGGCAGATACACAGGTGTCACTCGAAAAATAG
- a CDS encoding MBL fold metallo-hydrolase: protein MKLKTTLIVALAVLFPLSAFCADTPNFTIKKIGDGVYAAISGDGSKAGSNASFVVGGNGVAVVDTFIAAEPARELLAEIRKITNLPIRYVVNTHYHLDHTGGNAVFAEAGATILAHRNVRGWLRTENLKFFGANPKPEDKARVEALVLPDIVYSEAVDLYLGSRLVQVRYMPGHTGGDSVVIVPDANLVIAGDLVWQHHLPNLIDASTQPWIQSLDKLLAEHPSATFVSGHGDLATAADVRDFRDYLMTLRQDIAKAQSAGKSGQELADAVTAELKEKYGNWGFYAHFIQRNIQQTADELAGKKRIPIPGSE, encoded by the coding sequence ATGAAACTAAAGACGACGCTCATTGTCGCGCTCGCGGTTTTATTTCCGCTGTCTGCTTTTTGCGCAGACACACCCAACTTCACCATCAAAAAGATTGGCGATGGAGTTTACGCTGCTATCAGTGGCGACGGCAGCAAAGCCGGCAGCAATGCGAGCTTTGTTGTCGGCGGCAACGGAGTGGCTGTAGTGGATACGTTCATAGCTGCTGAACCAGCCAGGGAATTGCTGGCAGAGATTCGCAAAATTACCAATCTGCCCATCCGGTACGTGGTCAACACCCATTACCATCTCGACCATACCGGCGGGAATGCGGTGTTTGCCGAGGCAGGCGCAACCATCCTGGCGCACCGCAACGTGCGTGGGTGGCTACGCACTGAGAACCTGAAGTTTTTTGGAGCGAATCCCAAGCCTGAAGACAAGGCCCGCGTTGAAGCATTGGTACTGCCTGACATTGTCTATTCGGAGGCTGTTGATCTCTATCTTGGTTCCCGGTTGGTTCAAGTGCGCTATATGCCTGGGCACACCGGAGGTGATTCCGTTGTGATTGTGCCCGACGCCAACCTGGTCATTGCGGGCGACCTGGTCTGGCAACATCACCTGCCCAACCTGATTGACGCTTCCACCCAACCGTGGATCCAGAGCCTCGATAAGCTGCTGGCAGAGCATCCTTCTGCGACTTTTGTATCCGGGCACGGCGACCTTGCCACGGCTGCCGATGTCCGTGACTTTCGCGACTACCTGATGACTCTGCGACAGGATATAGCGAAAGCCCAGTCTGCAGGGAAGTCAGGACAAGAGTTGGCCGATGCCGTGACTGCTGAATTAAAAGAGAAATATGGCAACTGGGGCTTCTATGCTCACTTCATACAGCGCAACATCCAGCAAACGGCCGATGAGCTGGCAGGGAAGAAGAGAATCCCGATCCCTGGCAGTGAGTAA
- a CDS encoding TetR/AcrR family transcriptional regulator: MARQQTAPTRRQPRGERTKSAILRCAVDLASVEGLEGLSIGRLAEKLNMSKSGLFAHFGSKQELQLETIEAARQIFIEEIIRPALAQPEGMLQLWALCDGWLSHVEREVFAGGCFFTAAAFEFDSRKGPIRNRIAEIMKIWIAKLQVAVEVAQKAGQLDPKVDAAQLAFEMNSLAMGAHWANQLLDKKNAFTETRTTILRKLRSLATKKCPPLPRLTTR; this comes from the coding sequence ATGGCCAGGCAACAAACTGCCCCGACGCGACGCCAGCCCCGTGGCGAGCGCACCAAATCGGCGATCCTACGCTGTGCGGTTGACCTGGCATCGGTCGAAGGCCTGGAAGGGCTCAGCATCGGCCGGCTCGCTGAGAAGCTCAACATGAGCAAAAGCGGGCTCTTCGCCCACTTCGGCTCCAAGCAGGAGTTGCAGCTTGAGACCATCGAAGCGGCGCGGCAGATTTTTATCGAAGAGATCATACGCCCGGCTCTTGCTCAACCAGAAGGGATGCTGCAGCTCTGGGCATTGTGTGATGGCTGGCTGTCGCACGTGGAGCGTGAGGTGTTCGCTGGTGGCTGTTTTTTTACGGCGGCGGCCTTCGAATTCGACAGCCGTAAGGGCCCCATACGCAACCGCATTGCGGAGATCATGAAGATCTGGATCGCTAAACTACAGGTTGCCGTTGAAGTGGCGCAGAAGGCAGGCCAGCTTGATCCCAAGGTGGATGCCGCTCAACTGGCGTTCGAGATGAACTCGCTCGCCATGGGAGCCCATTGGGCAAATCAGCTTCTCGACAAGAAGAATGCATTCACCGAGACCCGCACCACAATCCTGCGAAAACTGCGCAGCCTGGCAACCAAAAAGTGCCCGCCTCTGCCCAGGCTGACCACCCGATAG
- the eutC gene encoding ethanolamine ammonia-lyase subunit EutC: MTIEKTNARVSNLRHYTPARVALDRAGSSVTTREILDFQLAHAQARDAVNAALDVGSLLDGLRQRNLPCCALKSAAPDRATYLRYPNLGRTLSAESAAELNAAACDVVFVIADGLSALAVNRHALSLLDALLPLLDRSEWSIAPVCVVEQGRVAIGDAIGAALQAKTSVVLIGERPGLSSPDSLGVYITWSPRAGRSDAERNCISNIRPEGLGYAAAANVLAFYLRESRQQKLTGVKLKQNAISLSETACGKLSPRQT; the protein is encoded by the coding sequence ATGACTATAGAGAAGACGAATGCGCGCGTCAGCAATCTCCGGCATTACACCCCGGCCCGTGTCGCATTGGACCGCGCAGGATCATCCGTCACCACCCGCGAGATACTCGACTTCCAACTCGCCCACGCCCAGGCCCGCGATGCGGTCAATGCCGCGCTCGATGTCGGTTCACTCCTCGACGGATTGCGCCAGCGCAACCTGCCATGTTGCGCACTTAAGAGTGCAGCGCCTGATCGTGCAACTTATTTGCGTTATCCGAATCTTGGCCGCACGTTGAGTGCGGAATCGGCTGCGGAACTCAACGCTGCTGCCTGCGATGTTGTCTTCGTGATTGCAGATGGTCTCTCCGCGCTGGCCGTTAACCGGCACGCGCTGTCTCTGCTCGATGCGTTGCTGCCATTGCTTGACCGTAGCGAGTGGTCCATTGCTCCCGTATGCGTGGTCGAGCAAGGACGCGTAGCCATTGGCGATGCCATTGGCGCGGCATTGCAGGCAAAAACTTCCGTGGTGCTCATCGGCGAGCGTCCGGGGTTGAGCTCACCCGACAGTTTGGGCGTGTACATCACCTGGTCGCCGCGCGCGGGACGCAGCGATGCCGAGCGCAACTGCATCTCAAATATCCGCCCCGAGGGGTTGGGCTATGCAGCAGCGGCCAATGTGCTGGCATTTTATCTGCGCGAATCGCGTCAACAGAAACTCACTGGTGTCAAACTTAAACAAAACGCTATTTCGCTGAGCGAAACTGCCTGTGGAAAACTTTCCCCCCGTCAAACTTGA